One genomic window of Bombus fervidus isolate BK054 chromosome 14, iyBomFerv1, whole genome shotgun sequence includes the following:
- the LOC139994570 gene encoding uncharacterized protein, protein MILESIFSCTNLTLTCGSSIYILIRHSYAQYSKLLTHVACACASIAMIGSRSFIVLVYKLFFKDYTFDPFMMQLEEERNKERFNIIDEIFRTLSMAGLIYSLYSCHGYYALGASVVTSLSILDLFKLYRIKKKQTEEMEMSRFYDNSGEMKATYESRLNIFNWVILGGSFAYTVGNNYAVVANYPLLLANWALSPEGFYQGWTMRRTINDYLMATYVMCMTEALRQAGTS, encoded by the exons ATGATATTGGAGTCCATTTTTTCGTGCACGAATCTAACGCTAACATGCGGTTCGTCAATTTACATCTTGATAAGACACTCTTACGCTCAGTATTCGAAATTATTAACACATGTTGCGTGTGCCTGTGCCAGTATCGCTATGATTGGTTCTCGATCATTCATCGTTCTTGTGTACAAACTTTTCTTTAAGGATTATA cGTTCGATCCGTTTATGATGCAGCTGGAGGAAGAAAGGAACAAAGAACGATTCAATATTATAGACGAGATCTTTCGAACCTTGAGCATGGCCGGCttaatttattctttgtaCTCCTGTCATGGATATTACGCGCTCGGTGCCAGTGTTGTAACTAGCTTATCAATTTTAGACTTGTTCAAACTGTACagaataaagaagaaacagacAGAG GAAATGGAAATGTCGCGTTTCTACGATAATTCAGGTGAAATGAAAGCAACCTACGAATCAAGGCTTAACATATTCAATTGGGTAATTCTTGGTGGAAGTTTCGC GTATACGGTGGGTAATAATTACGCTGTAGTAGCAAATTATCCTCTGCTCCTGGCGAATTGGGCGCTATCTCCGGAAGGATTTTATCAAGGATGGACCATGCGACGTACCATTAACGATTACTTGATGGCGACTTACGTCATGTGCATGACGGAAGCTTTACGACAAGCTGGCACgtcataa